One Bacteroidales bacterium genomic window, TTCTTCAATATCATATTTCTTTTCTCTCATTTTACTTCGTTTTTCAAATGTTCAAATGTTCGTTATTCAAATGTTCAAATGGCAAGGTGAATAGTAACAAATAAACTCAATTTATTACCATGTGAAGTATAAATCATAGAACTTAGCTTACAATTATTTTTTCACAGCTTTAGGTTTTATTTTTTTCACAGTTTTAGGACTTCCGGCTTTTTTTACTGTTTTTTTAACTGTCTTTTTAGTTTTTGTTGTTTTCGAAGTCGAAGAACCTATTGTTTTTGGTTTTAATATAGTTTTTGTACTTATTTTTTTGTCAAGATTTTCTTCTAATTTAATTTCTAATTTATCTATTTCAGATTTATATTTGGTTATTTGTTTGTCTTTTTTAGAAATTAAATTTTTAAGTCTAAACAATTCAACTTGTTTTTCTGACATCGAATCGCTCAATCTTATAGCAAAATCGCTTAAAACATTCATATAGTTAATAAATGCATCATAAGGGGAATTGTATGGATTAAAATAAGAATGAACAGCACCATCTGAAAAGAACTTTGTGCACATATAATAAAAATGGTCGCTTATTTGTAAATATTCCCAATCCTTTTTTATTTTTTTATCTTTTGATAATTTTACTTTATCCTTTAATTCATAAAGTTTGTTAAAAGCTTCATCCTGTAGGTCGTTTCCTAACCATGCCGTAATATCTCTTTCTTCATCTGCCCATGATATTGGATGAGGAATATTAATTGCTGATACAGGTTGCAGGTTTTTTGCTGCTTCGGTTGGTGTAATAAATGAAAAGTCGGGTCTTGACAATATAGCTTTTGGAAAGGATTTAAGAAACTCTAAAATACCGGTTTCATGTTTTTGATGTTCTCCAAAAGTTTCATAGTCCATAAACAGATTAATTATTTCTTCATTTTCTTCCAGGTCATTTATCCATCCTACGAATTTTTCTGTTGTTAGTGGCCATTCATTCCAGCTCTGGTCAGAAAATCTGAATGCAATATCATCGCTTAGTTTAAAATTTTTTAAAAGAACTTTAAGTTTAGGATTAATTGCATTACTATATAGATAATTTGGGCTTTTCCAACCAAGTACATGTTTTGCACCTTCGGTTAAAACAGCTTGAAATCCCATTTCTGCAATTGTTTTTCCGATTTCATCTGAGTATATCAATTCGGTATTTCGAAAGACTTTAGGTTTTTGTCCGAAAAGTGATTGAACTTTTTTACTTTGTATTTTAACCTGTTCAATAAATTCTTCTTTATTTGTAAGTGAAACTAATGAATGAGAATTTGTTTCGGCAAGAAATTCAACACAACCGGTATTTGCCAGTTTTTTGAAACTTTCTATAACATCAGGTGCATACATCTCGAATTGGTCAAGAGCAATACCTGAGATTGAAAAGGTAATTTTGAATTTTGAGCCATGTTCTTTTATTAAATCAAGAAGTATCTTATTTGTTGGCAGGTAGCAATTTTCAGCTATTTTTCTCATTATAGATTCATTTGCATAATCATCATAATAGTAATGATTATTACCTATTTCAAAAAACCTGTAATTTCTTAACCTGAATGGCTGATGTACCTGAAA contains:
- a CDS encoding glycoside hydrolase family 57 protein — translated: MKNICLYFQVHQPFRLRNYRFFEIGNNHYYYDDYANESIMRKIAENCYLPTNKILLDLIKEHGSKFKITFSISGIALDQFEMYAPDVIESFKKLANTGCVEFLAETNSHSLVSLTNKEEFIEQVKIQSKKVQSLFGQKPKVFRNTELIYSDEIGKTIAEMGFQAVLTEGAKHVLGWKSPNYLYSNAINPKLKVLLKNFKLSDDIAFRFSDQSWNEWPLTTEKFVGWINDLEENEEIINLFMDYETFGEHQKHETGILEFLKSFPKAILSRPDFSFITPTEAAKNLQPVSAINIPHPISWADEERDITAWLGNDLQDEAFNKLYELKDKVKLSKDKKIKKDWEYLQISDHFYYMCTKFFSDGAVHSYFNPYNSPYDAFINYMNVLSDFAIRLSDSMSEKQVELFRLKNLISKKDKQITKYKSEIDKLEIKLEENLDKKISTKTILKPKTIGSSTSKTTKTKKTVKKTVKKAGSPKTVKKIKPKAVKK